Genomic window (Streptomyces sp. NBC_00078):
TCCAACGGATACTAGAGAGGCGTCCGAACATGTCAACACCGGCCGCCTCAAGGGCTCATCGATGCACCCGGGGGCGCGGTAAACCCGCGGCCGAGCTGCCCTTTCCGGACGGCCAACCCACGGTAGCGGGGCCACGGAAGGCCTCGAATGTTTCGATATGCTTGGCGAATCATGCGAGAGGTATTGACGGTCCGGGCCAACCTCGTAGCATCCTGGATGCTCGACAAGCCGATCTGCGTTCGACATCACGAACCATGATGGATCCACCCGGCCCCCTTCACGCCGCATGAACCAGGGGCCGCACCCGCGAACCAGGGGCCGCCACAAGGGAGAACCACGTCATGGATATGTCATGCCCTCATCAACCCATGCCTCGCCGCCGCGCGCTGACCGCCGCCACCGGCCTGGCCACCGGCATGTTCCTGCCGCCGGCCGGAGCCTCCCGCACCGCCGCCGCCCCTCCAGCACAGGAGCCGGCCCTCACGGCCGCCGCGGCTTACACGAACCCGGTGATCTGGCAGGACTTCGCGGATATCGACGTCATCCGCGTCGGCAGCACCTACTACGCCTCGGCCTCGACGATGCACTACTCGCCGGGCGCACCCGTCCTGCGCTCGTACGACCTGGTGAACTGGGAGATCGCCGGTCACTCGGTGCCTGTCCTCGACTTCGGCGCCAAGTACGACCTCAACGGTGCCCGTGGCTATGTGAGAGGGATCTGGGCGTCGTCGCTGGCCTACCGTCCGAGTAACAGGACGTTCTACTGGCTCGGCCAGATCGACTTCGCCCGGACGTACGTCTACACCGCGACCGCAGTCGAGGGTCCGTGGAGCCGGCTCACCACGATCGGCACTCCCTACTACGACGCGGGGTTGCTCGTCGACACCGACGACACCTTGTACGTGGTGTACGGGAACACCACCATCAGCGTGGCCCAGCTCTCGCCCGACGGCCGCAGCCAGGTCCGCACACAGCAGGTGTTCACCACACCGTCCAGTGTCGGCACCCTTGAGGGCTCCCGCTTCTACAAGATCAACGGGCAGTACTACATCTTCCTGACCCGCCCCGCGAACGGGCAGTACATCCTGAAGTCGTCGAACGGCCCCTTCGGTCCGTACACGATGCGACAGGTGCTCCTCGACCTGCGCGGGCCGATTTCCGGCGGTGGCGTGCCGCACCAGGGCGGGCTGGTGCAGACGCAGAGCGGAGCCTGGTACTACCTGGCCTTCGTGGACGCGTACCCCGGCGGGCGGATGCCTGCCCTGGCCCCGGTGACCTGGACCCCGGACGGCTGGCCCGTCGTGCAACTCGTCAACGGCGCATGGGGCACCTCGTATCCCAGCCCGGCCGTGCCCGCTCCGCCCCGCCAGGTCACGCCCATGAGCGGTGTCGACACCTTCGACGGTGCGACTCTCAAGCCGGGGTGGGAGTGGAACCACAACCCGGACAACACCAAGTGGTCGGTGGACAACGGCCTGACTCTGCGGACCGCGACCGTCACCGATGACCTGTACTGGGCCCGCAACACCCTCACGCACCGCATCCAGGGCCCCACCTCCACCGCCACGGTCCAGCTCGACCACTCCACGATGCGGGACGGCGACCGGGCCGGGCTCGCGCTGCTGCGTGACTCCTCCGCGTGGATCGGTGTCAGGCGCGACAGCGCCGCGACCAGGGTGTCCATGGTCAACGGGCTGACCATGGACGGCAACTGGAACACCACCGGCACCGGCACCGAGGTCGCGAGCGCGCCCGTCTCCGGCGGCCGGATCTGGCTGCGCGCGAGCGCGGACATCCGTCCCGGCGCGCCACGTCCCGGCACCTTCTCCTACAGCACCGACGGCATCCACTTCACCCGCCTCGGGCCCGCCTTCTCCATGGGCAACGACTGGCGGTTCTTCATGGGCTACCGATTCGCCCTCTTCAACCACGCCACGCAGGCTCTCGGCGGCGCAGTCCGCGTCACGCGGTTCGAGCTGTCGACGCCCTGAACCGATCGGAGGATCGCACACCCCCCCCACGCCCAACCATACGAGGAGAACCATGAACCCGCTGAAGCGGCTCGGCCGTCGCCGAGCCTCGGTGTTGTCCCTGCTGACCGTGGCCGCCCTGGCGGCGCCCGGCGCCGCGAGCGCCGCACCCGACGCCGTCCGGGCCTCCACTCTCGGGGCCCAAGCAGCCCAGTCCGGACGGTACTTCGGGACCGCCGTGGCCGCTGGAAGGCTCGGCGACGGCACGTACTCCGCGATCCTGGACCGCGAGTTCAACGCGGTCACGCCCGAGAACGAGATGAAGTGGGACACCACCGAGCCGTCCCGCGGCAACTTCAACTTCGGACCCGGCGACCAGATCGTCAACCGCGCCGCCGCGCACGGGCAGCGGATGCGCGGACACACGCTGGTCTGGCACTCCCAACTGCCCGGCTGGGTCAGCTCCATCAGGGACGCGAACACCCTGCGCAGCGTGATGAACAACCACATCACCACCGAGATGAACCACTACAAGGGCAAGATCTACGCCTGGGACGTGGTCAACGAGGCCTTCGCCGACGGCGGCAGCGGCCAGCACCGCTCCTCGGTCTTCCAGAACCTGCTGGGCGACGGCTTCATCGAGCAGGCCTTCCGCACCGCACGCTCCGCCGACCCGGCGGCCAAGCTCTGCTACAACGACTACAGCATCGAGAACTGGAGCGACGCCAAGACCCAGGGCGTCTACCGCATGGTGCGCGACTTCAAGGCGCGCGGTGTGCCCATCGACTGCGTCGGCCTCCAGTCCCACTTCGGCGCCGGCGGCCCGCCGTCGAGCTTCCAGACGACGCTGTCGAACTTCGCCGCTCTCGGCGTGGACGTACAGATCACCGAACTCGACATCGCCCAGGCGTCGCCGACGGCGTACGCCAACACCGTCAAGGCGTGCATGAACGTCGCGCGCTGCACCGGCATCACCGTCTGGGGCATCCGTGACAGCGACTCCTGGCGCAGCGGGGAAAACCCGCTGCTGTTCGACCGCAACGGCAACAAGAAGGCCGCCTACGGGTCGGCGCTGACCGCGCTGGGCGGCACGGCCGCGACACGGAGCGCGACCGGCGGCTGAGCCTGCTCACCCAGGCCGATTCGACCTGCTGACCATGTGGGCCCCGCCGCTCGTGCGGGGCCCACGCCCACGTTCCCTCCGCCATTCCGGCGGCGCCGCGAGGCTCGGCCTCTTCCCGTGAGAAATCGTCGGCAACCTTTGCGCCTCCGGCGGTCACTGAACAGTGGACATCGGCTCGATCTTGCGAACGGACAGAGAATGAACACACCGAGGCAGGCCGCGCGGCAGCGCAGACAAAGACGCAAGCTCGTGCTGGGCGGCACTTCGGCGCTGATCGCCGTGGGCGTTCTCGCCTACCTGGTCATGGCGTTGCTCCCCGATCGCAACCCCGATGCGGCACCTGCCGCTGCCACTCCGCTCGCCACCTCCCAGGTGAAGGCCTCCGCCTCCGCCGGCACAGGCACCCCGACCGCGAAGGCGAGCCCGACCGGCTCCTCCTCTCCGACCGGCTCCGCCTCCCCGAAGGGTGCCGCGAACAGCACGTCAGCACGACCGTCGCCCACAAACACCCCGCGGTCCGGGCAAAAGTCCGCCACGACCCCGCAGGCGGGTCGACTTCAGCCCCACACCACCTACCAGGGCGTCGCCA
Coding sequences:
- a CDS encoding glycoside hydrolase 43 family protein, which gives rise to MPRRRALTAATGLATGMFLPPAGASRTAAAPPAQEPALTAAAAYTNPVIWQDFADIDVIRVGSTYYASASTMHYSPGAPVLRSYDLVNWEIAGHSVPVLDFGAKYDLNGARGYVRGIWASSLAYRPSNRTFYWLGQIDFARTYVYTATAVEGPWSRLTTIGTPYYDAGLLVDTDDTLYVVYGNTTISVAQLSPDGRSQVRTQQVFTTPSSVGTLEGSRFYKINGQYYIFLTRPANGQYILKSSNGPFGPYTMRQVLLDLRGPISGGGVPHQGGLVQTQSGAWYYLAFVDAYPGGRMPALAPVTWTPDGWPVVQLVNGAWGTSYPSPAVPAPPRQVTPMSGVDTFDGATLKPGWEWNHNPDNTKWSVDNGLTLRTATVTDDLYWARNTLTHRIQGPTSTATVQLDHSTMRDGDRAGLALLRDSSAWIGVRRDSAATRVSMVNGLTMDGNWNTTGTGTEVASAPVSGGRIWLRASADIRPGAPRPGTFSYSTDGIHFTRLGPAFSMGNDWRFFMGYRFALFNHATQALGGAVRVTRFELSTP